One window of the Paraburkholderia sp. PGU19 genome contains the following:
- a CDS encoding DegT/DnrJ/EryC1/StrS aminotransferase family protein: MTQSSVPFLPFVRPEIDEETIRGVVDVLRSGWITTGPQNQAFEKALSEYCGGRPVRTFNSGTATLEIGLRIAGVGAGDEVITTPASWVSTSNVILEVGATPVFVDIDPATRNIDLDLMEKAITPRTKAIIPVFLSGLPVDMDRLYAIARAHKLRVIEDAAQAFGSTWHGERIGKLGDIVSFSFHANKNLTSIEGGALVLNNEEEAVLAQKYRLQGIVRTGFDGMDCELLGGKYNLTDVAARVGLGQLQHIERFNAQRRKLAHAYFDGFEGGAAVRLGMGLPLADFENSNWHMFLVTLPLARLSLSRAAFMEQMKERGIGTGTHYPAIHLFSLYRAMGYKEGMYPHAEHYGATTLTLPLFTQMNEGDVARVCRAVNEICEQYGR; this comes from the coding sequence ATGACCCAGTCATCCGTTCCGTTTTTGCCGTTCGTCCGTCCCGAGATCGATGAAGAAACGATCCGCGGTGTAGTCGACGTGCTCCGCTCCGGCTGGATCACGACGGGCCCGCAAAACCAGGCGTTCGAAAAGGCATTGTCGGAATACTGCGGCGGCCGCCCGGTGCGCACGTTCAACTCGGGCACGGCGACGCTGGAAATCGGTCTGCGGATCGCGGGCGTCGGCGCTGGCGACGAAGTCATCACGACGCCGGCGTCGTGGGTATCGACCAGCAATGTGATCCTGGAGGTGGGCGCGACGCCCGTGTTCGTCGATATCGACCCGGCCACGCGCAACATCGATCTGGATCTGATGGAAAAGGCGATCACGCCGCGCACCAAGGCGATCATTCCCGTGTTCCTGTCGGGTCTGCCCGTCGACATGGACCGCCTCTACGCAATCGCCCGCGCGCACAAACTGCGCGTGATCGAGGACGCCGCGCAGGCGTTCGGCTCGACGTGGCACGGCGAGCGCATCGGCAAGCTCGGCGACATCGTGTCGTTCAGCTTCCACGCGAACAAGAACCTGACCTCGATCGAAGGCGGCGCACTCGTGCTGAACAACGAGGAAGAAGCCGTCCTCGCGCAGAAATACCGGCTGCAGGGCATCGTGCGCACGGGTTTCGACGGCATGGATTGCGAATTGCTGGGTGGCAAGTACAACCTGACGGACGTCGCGGCGCGCGTCGGCCTCGGCCAGTTGCAGCATATCGAGCGCTTCAACGCGCAGCGCAGGAAGCTCGCGCACGCGTACTTCGACGGTTTCGAAGGCGGTGCGGCCGTCAGGCTCGGCATGGGGCTGCCGCTCGCGGACTTCGAGAACAGCAACTGGCACATGTTCCTCGTGACGTTGCCGCTCGCGCGCCTGTCGCTCAGCCGCGCAGCGTTCATGGAGCAGATGAAGGAACGCGGCATCGGCACGGGCACGCACTACCCGGCCATCCACCTGTTTTCGCTGTACCGCGCGATGGGCTACAAGGAGGGCATGTATCCGCATGCGGAGCACTACGGCGCGACGACGCTCACGCTGCCGCTCTTCACGCAGATGAATGAAGGCGACGTTGCGCGCGTGTGCCGCGCCGTCAACGAGATTTGCGAACAATACGGCCGATAA
- a CDS encoding glycosyltransferase family 39 protein, which yields MNDKPSGLTLNRTTVLLLVLTLAVIWFVPLGWRHLLPSDEGRYAEMAREMFVTGDWITPRYNGYKYFEKPPLQTWLNALSFAWFGIGEWQARLYTALTGFAGVLLIGYTGARVFNVATGFFAALVLASAPYWYLMGHFNTLDMGLSFWMEVTLCALLLAQRAGLAAREQRLWMWLVWASMALAVLSKGLVGLILPGAVLVLYTVVARDWALWKRLYLVSGLIVFFAVVTPWFVLVQDRNPEFFNFFFVVQQFRRYLTPEQNRPGPLWYFVPVLLVGFLPWLSVTFQSARHALRMPRQANGFAPVTLLFVWTAFIFLFFSASHSKLLSYTLPIAPAIALVIGMYLPLVTRDQFHRHLTGYALFLVAGGFGAVFLGHLGDRRNPNALYLEFRTWVFAALAIGFVLTLVAIWINRRKRSAAMGAQNGLPAGAMNITPGTASGSATSTGIVGAATAFGIGWVLLATIAGTGHDAFGKLSSGAPLAPDIKAALAKLPADTPFYSVGVLDHTMPFYIDHTMIMVEHADELAFGVSVEPQKWVPTIPQWVERWKADRYAMALMSPDRYKAFSEQHLPMTVVARDSRRVIVEKPLPAEAGAGSQGAAPAAASAPQPQQ from the coding sequence ATGAACGACAAGCCGTCCGGGCTGACGCTCAATCGCACGACGGTCCTGCTGCTCGTGCTCACGCTCGCCGTAATCTGGTTCGTGCCGCTCGGCTGGCGTCATCTGCTGCCGAGCGACGAAGGCCGCTACGCGGAAATGGCGCGCGAAATGTTCGTCACCGGAGACTGGATCACGCCCCGCTACAACGGCTACAAGTACTTCGAAAAGCCGCCGCTGCAAACCTGGCTTAACGCGCTGTCGTTCGCGTGGTTCGGCATCGGCGAATGGCAGGCGCGCCTCTACACCGCGCTGACGGGCTTCGCGGGCGTACTGCTGATCGGCTACACGGGCGCGCGCGTGTTCAATGTCGCGACGGGTTTCTTCGCCGCGCTCGTGCTCGCGAGCGCGCCATACTGGTATCTGATGGGCCACTTCAACACGCTCGACATGGGCCTGTCGTTCTGGATGGAAGTGACGCTGTGCGCGCTGCTGCTCGCGCAACGCGCGGGGCTCGCCGCGCGCGAGCAGCGGCTGTGGATGTGGCTCGTGTGGGCATCGATGGCGCTCGCGGTGCTGTCCAAGGGCCTCGTCGGGCTGATCCTGCCGGGCGCCGTGCTCGTGCTGTACACGGTGGTCGCGCGAGACTGGGCGCTCTGGAAGCGTTTGTACCTCGTGAGCGGGCTGATCGTATTTTTTGCGGTCGTCACGCCGTGGTTCGTGCTCGTGCAGGACCGCAACCCCGAATTCTTCAATTTCTTCTTCGTCGTCCAGCAGTTCCGGCGTTATCTGACGCCCGAGCAGAATCGTCCCGGCCCGCTCTGGTACTTCGTGCCCGTGCTGCTGGTCGGCTTCCTGCCGTGGCTGTCGGTCACGTTTCAGAGCGCGCGCCATGCGCTGCGCATGCCGCGCCAGGCGAACGGCTTCGCGCCCGTCACGCTGCTGTTTGTGTGGACCGCGTTCATCTTCCTGTTCTTCAGCGCGTCGCATTCGAAGCTGCTGTCGTACACGCTCCCCATCGCGCCCGCAATCGCACTGGTGATCGGCATGTATCTGCCCCTCGTCACGCGCGATCAGTTTCACCGGCATCTGACGGGCTACGCCCTGTTCCTCGTGGCGGGCGGCTTCGGCGCGGTGTTTCTCGGGCACCTGGGCGACCGGCGCAATCCGAATGCGTTGTACCTGGAATTCCGCACATGGGTGTTCGCGGCGCTCGCGATCGGGTTCGTGTTGACGCTCGTCGCGATCTGGATCAACCGGCGCAAGCGCAGCGCCGCGATGGGCGCGCAGAACGGCCTGCCCGCTGGCGCCATGAACATCACGCCGGGCACGGCGAGCGGGAGCGCGACGTCGACGGGCATCGTCGGCGCGGCGACGGCGTTCGGCATCGGCTGGGTGCTGCTCGCGACCATCGCCGGCACGGGCCACGATGCGTTCGGGAAGCTGTCGTCGGGCGCGCCGCTGGCGCCGGACATCAAGGCGGCGCTCGCAAAGCTGCCCGCCGACACGCCGTTCTACTCCGTCGGCGTGCTCGATCACACGATGCCGTTCTACATCGACCACACGATGATCATGGTCGAGCATGCGGACGAACTGGCATTTGGCGTGTCGGTTGAACCGCAAAAATGGGTACCGACGATCCCGCAATGGGTCGAGCGCTGGAAGGCCGACCGCTACGCCATGGCGCTGATGTCGCCGGACCGCTACAAGGCATTCAGCGAGCAGCACCTGCCGATGACCGTCGTCGCGCGCGATTCGCGCCGCGTGATCGTCGAAAAGCCGCTTCCCGCCGAAGCGGGCGCCGGCTCGCAAGGCGCCGCGCCGGCCGCGGCCTCAGCGCCACAGCCGCAGCAATGA
- a CDS encoding SMR family transporter, with protein sequence MNPISLFCILAGVALNATAQLLLKAGTNAVGHFDFTMANVIPIGWRIATQLPIIGGLACYVLSVVVWIVGLSRVDVSIAYPMLSLGYVVNAFAAWYLFGEVLSAQRLIGIGVILVGVVLVARS encoded by the coding sequence ATGAACCCGATTTCGCTTTTCTGCATCCTCGCGGGCGTCGCGCTGAACGCGACGGCCCAACTGCTTCTGAAGGCCGGCACGAACGCTGTCGGCCATTTCGATTTCACGATGGCCAACGTGATTCCGATCGGTTGGCGCATCGCGACGCAGCTGCCCATCATCGGCGGCCTCGCCTGCTATGTGCTGAGCGTGGTCGTGTGGATCGTCGGACTGTCGCGTGTGGACGTGTCGATCGCCTATCCGATGCTGTCGCTCGGCTATGTTGTGAACGCGTTCGCCGCGTGGTATCTGTTCGGCGAGGTGTTGTCGGCGCAACGCCTGATCGGCATTGGCGTGATCCTGGTCGGCGTGGTGCTCGTCGCGCGTAGCTGA
- a CDS encoding glycosyltransferase, with product MNQTDPRPVAPELSVIIPVYNEEAGLGELFSRLYPALDALGTGYEVIFINDGSRDRSAALLAEQFRARPDTTRVILLNGNYGQHMAILAGFEQSRGQIVVTLDADLQNPPEEIGKLCAKMREGFDYVGTIRMQRQDSLWRRKASLVMNRLRERITRIKMTDQGCMLRAYSRHIVDTINRCGEINTFIPALAYTFAQNPVEIDVAHEERFAGESKYSLYSLIRLNFDLVTGFSVVPLQWLSFIGVILSMGSAALFVLLLIRRFIIGAEVQGVFTLFAITFFMLGVIIFALGLLGEYIGRIYQQVRARPRYLVQTILEQRNGEPVAAQPRQSVIPGVQPASVTGDDQGLIR from the coding sequence ATGAATCAAACGGACCCACGCCCGGTCGCTCCCGAACTCTCGGTCATCATCCCCGTGTACAACGAGGAAGCGGGGCTCGGCGAGCTGTTCTCGCGCCTGTACCCGGCCCTCGACGCGCTCGGCACGGGCTACGAGGTGATCTTCATCAACGACGGCAGCCGCGACCGGTCGGCGGCGTTGCTCGCCGAGCAGTTCCGCGCCCGTCCCGACACCACGCGCGTCATCCTGCTGAACGGCAACTATGGGCAGCACATGGCGATTCTCGCGGGCTTCGAGCAGTCGCGCGGCCAGATCGTCGTCACGCTCGACGCCGACCTGCAGAATCCGCCGGAAGAAATCGGCAAGCTGTGCGCGAAGATGCGTGAAGGCTTCGACTACGTCGGCACGATCCGCATGCAGCGCCAGGACAGCCTGTGGCGGCGCAAGGCGTCGCTGGTGATGAACCGCCTGCGCGAGCGCATCACGCGCATCAAGATGACCGACCAGGGCTGCATGCTGCGCGCGTACAGCCGCCATATCGTCGACACGATCAACCGCTGCGGCGAAATCAACACGTTCATCCCCGCGCTCGCTTACACGTTCGCGCAAAACCCCGTCGAGATCGACGTCGCGCATGAAGAGCGTTTCGCGGGCGAGTCGAAGTATTCGCTGTACAGCCTGATCCGCCTGAACTTCGACCTCGTGACGGGCTTCTCGGTCGTGCCGCTGCAATGGCTGTCGTTCATCGGCGTGATTCTTTCGATGGGCTCGGCCGCCCTGTTCGTGCTGCTGCTGATTCGCCGCTTCATCATCGGCGCGGAAGTGCAAGGCGTGTTCACGCTGTTCGCGATCACGTTCTTCATGCTCGGCGTGATTATCTTCGCGCTCGGGTTGCTCGGCGAATATATCGGCCGTATCTATCAGCAGGTGCGCGCCCGGCCGCGTTATCTGGTGCAGACCATCCTCGAACAGCGCAACGGCGAACCGGTTGCCGCGCAGCCGCGCCAGTCGGTGATCCCGGGCGTGCAGCCCGCGTCCGTCACCGGCGACGACCAGGGGCTCATCCGATGA
- a CDS encoding homoserine dehydrogenase produces the protein MEPIKVGLLGFGTVGSGTFTVLRRNQEEINRRAGRGIEIARIAVRNPAKATAALGSEAGTVAITDDFGSVVDDPTIDIVAEMIGGTGIARELVLRAIKNRKHVVTANKALLAVHGTEIFEAARANGVMVAFEAAVAGGIPIIKALREGLTANRIQYIAGIINGTTNYILSEMRDRGLDFATALKAAQELGYAEADPTFDIEGVDAAHKATIMSAIAFGVPVQFDKAYVEGISKLAAIDIKYAEELGYRIKLLGIARRADNGIELRVHPTLIPAKRLLANVEGAMNAVVVHGDAVGTTLYYGKGAGAEPTASAVVADLVDVTRLHTADPEHRVPHLAFQPDRLSSTPILPIDEVTSGYYLRLRVADVTGVLADITRILADTGISIDALLQKESEQVDVSKKGETDIILITHETVEKNVNAAIANIEALKTVVSKVTKLRMEALN, from the coding sequence ATGGAACCGATCAAAGTTGGACTGCTGGGCTTCGGCACGGTAGGCAGCGGCACCTTCACGGTACTGCGCCGCAACCAGGAAGAAATCAACCGACGCGCAGGCCGCGGCATCGAGATTGCGCGCATTGCCGTGCGCAATCCCGCCAAGGCAACGGCAGCGCTCGGCAGCGAAGCGGGCACCGTCGCGATTACCGATGACTTCGGTTCGGTCGTCGACGATCCCACTATCGACATCGTCGCTGAAATGATCGGCGGCACGGGCATCGCGCGCGAGCTCGTGCTGCGCGCGATCAAGAACCGCAAGCATGTCGTGACGGCCAACAAGGCGCTGCTCGCCGTGCACGGCACGGAAATTTTCGAAGCGGCGCGCGCCAACGGCGTGATGGTCGCATTCGAGGCGGCCGTCGCGGGCGGCATCCCGATCATCAAGGCACTGCGCGAAGGGCTGACGGCCAACCGCATCCAGTACATCGCGGGCATCATCAACGGCACGACGAACTACATTCTGTCGGAGATGCGCGACCGTGGGCTCGACTTCGCGACGGCGCTGAAGGCCGCGCAGGAACTCGGCTACGCGGAAGCGGACCCGACCTTCGACATCGAAGGCGTCGACGCCGCGCACAAGGCGACGATCATGAGCGCAATCGCGTTCGGCGTGCCCGTGCAGTTCGACAAGGCCTACGTCGAAGGCATCAGCAAGCTTGCCGCGATCGACATCAAGTATGCGGAAGAACTCGGCTATCGCATCAAGCTGCTGGGCATCGCGCGCCGCGCCGACAACGGCATCGAACTGCGCGTGCATCCCACGCTGATCCCTGCCAAGCGTCTGCTCGCGAACGTGGAAGGCGCGATGAACGCCGTGGTGGTGCATGGCGACGCCGTCGGGACGACGTTGTACTACGGCAAGGGTGCGGGCGCGGAGCCGACGGCTTCCGCCGTGGTCGCCGATCTGGTCGACGTGACGCGCCTGCATACGGCTGACCCGGAGCATCGCGTGCCGCATCTGGCGTTCCAGCCGGACCGCCTGTCGAGCACGCCGATTCTCCCCATCGACGAAGTGACGAGCGGTTACTACCTGCGTCTGCGCGTCGCCGACGTGACGGGCGTGCTGGCCGACATCACGCGCATTCTGGCCGACACGGGCATCTCGATCGACGCTCTGCTGCAGAAGGAATCGGAGCAGGTGGATGTATCGAAGAAGGGCGAGACGGACATCATCCTGATTACGCACGAGACGGTCGAAAAGAACGTCAACGCGGCGATCGCGAACATCGAGGCGCTGAAGACGGTCGTGTCGAAGGTGACGAAGCTGCGCATGGAAGCGCTGAACTGA
- a CDS encoding Mth938-like domain-containing protein, whose translation MKLHQDSSGALNTVTGYGAGYVDINLERHTGSIIVMPESPVISWPVSSFDALTPEHFALLIEPAPEVVIFGSGERLRFPHPRLTAALAAHRIGVETMDFKAACRTYNILMAEGRKVAAALLIEG comes from the coding sequence TTGAAATTACACCAGGATTCAAGCGGCGCCCTGAACACCGTCACGGGCTACGGCGCCGGCTATGTCGACATCAATCTCGAACGTCATACGGGCAGCATTATCGTGATGCCGGAAAGCCCCGTCATCAGCTGGCCGGTGTCGTCGTTCGATGCCCTCACGCCCGAGCACTTCGCGCTGCTGATCGAGCCCGCGCCGGAAGTCGTCATCTTCGGCAGCGGCGAACGCCTGCGCTTTCCGCATCCGCGCCTCACGGCCGCGCTCGCCGCCCACCGCATCGGCGTCGAGACGATGGACTTCAAGGCCGCTTGCCGAACCTACAACATCCTGATGGCGGAAGGCCGCAAGGTCGCCGCCGCGCTGCTGATCGAAGGCTGA
- a CDS encoding pyridoxal phosphate-dependent aminotransferase: protein MPVVKPILKSNKLLNVCYDIRGPVLEHAKRLEEEGHRIIKLNIGNLAPFGFEAPDEIIQDMIRNLPTSSGYSDSKGVFAARKAIMHYAQQKGVVGVELDDIYIGNGASELIVMALQALLNDGDEVLLPAPDYPLWTAGVSLSGGTPVHYICDESNAWMPDLDDIRAKITPNTKALVVINPNNPTGALYSDELLLGLIAIAREHGLVIFADEVYDKIIYDGKTHTSMASLSEDVLTVTFNSLSKSYRSCGYRAGWMWVSGLTGENRRRAKDYFEGLGILASMRLCPNVPGQYAIQTALGGYQSINELIAPGGRLYKQRELAYDMLTAIPGVTCVKPEAALYMFPRLDPKLYPIENDQQFILDLLLEERVLLVQGSGFNWKTPDHFRVVFLPNVDDLADSIHRIARFLDGYRKRHAA from the coding sequence GTGCCCGTCGTGAAACCGATACTCAAATCCAACAAGCTGTTGAACGTCTGCTACGACATTCGCGGGCCCGTTCTCGAGCATGCGAAGCGCCTCGAAGAGGAAGGCCATCGCATCATCAAGCTGAACATCGGCAATCTGGCGCCGTTCGGTTTCGAAGCGCCGGATGAAATCATCCAGGACATGATCCGCAATCTGCCCACGTCGTCGGGCTATTCGGACTCGAAGGGCGTATTCGCCGCGCGCAAGGCGATCATGCATTACGCGCAGCAAAAGGGCGTCGTGGGCGTCGAACTGGACGACATCTACATCGGCAACGGCGCCTCCGAGCTGATCGTGATGGCCTTGCAGGCGCTCCTGAACGACGGCGACGAAGTGCTGCTGCCCGCGCCCGACTACCCGCTGTGGACGGCGGGCGTGAGCCTGTCGGGCGGCACGCCCGTGCACTACATCTGCGACGAGTCGAACGCATGGATGCCCGACCTCGACGACATCCGCGCGAAGATCACGCCGAACACGAAGGCGCTCGTCGTCATCAACCCGAACAACCCGACGGGCGCGCTGTACTCGGACGAACTGCTGCTCGGCCTGATCGCGATTGCGCGCGAGCACGGCCTCGTGATTTTCGCCGACGAGGTCTACGACAAGATCATTTATGACGGCAAGACGCATACGTCGATGGCGTCGTTGTCCGAAGACGTGCTCACCGTCACCTTCAACAGCTTGTCCAAGAGCTACCGCTCGTGCGGCTATCGCGCGGGCTGGATGTGGGTGTCGGGGCTGACGGGCGAAAACCGCCGCCGCGCGAAAGATTATTTCGAAGGGCTCGGCATTCTGGCGTCGATGCGCTTGTGCCCGAACGTCCCGGGCCAGTATGCGATCCAGACGGCGCTGGGCGGCTATCAGAGCATCAACGAGCTGATCGCGCCGGGCGGACGGCTGTACAAGCAGCGCGAACTCGCGTACGACATGCTGACGGCGATTCCCGGCGTCACCTGCGTGAAGCCCGAGGCGGCCCTGTACATGTTCCCGCGTCTGGACCCGAAGCTGTACCCGATCGAAAACGACCAGCAGTTCATCCTGGATTTGCTGCTGGAGGAGCGCGTGCTGCTGGTGCAGGGCAGCGGCTTCAACTGGAAAACGCCGGATCACTTCCGCGTCGTGTTCCTGCCGAACGTCGACGATCTTGCCGATTCGATCCACCGGATCGCGCGCTTCCTCGACGGCTATCGCAAACGCCACGCGGCCTGA